The proteins below come from a single Burkholderia humptydooensis genomic window:
- a CDS encoding rubredoxin: MEYKSWMCLICGWIYDEEAGLPEEGIAPGTRWEDVPINWTCPECGARKEDFEMVQI, translated from the coding sequence ATGGAATATAAAAGCTGGATGTGCCTGATCTGCGGCTGGATTTACGACGAAGAAGCTGGGTTGCCGGAGGAGGGCATCGCCCCAGGCACACGCTGGGAAGACGTTCCCATCAACTGGACATGCCCCGAGTGCGGCGCGCGCAAGGAAGATTTCGAGATGGTTCAGATCTGA
- the groES gene encoding co-chaperone GroES — protein sequence MNLRPLHDRVIVKRLDQETKTASGIVIPDAAAEKPDQGEVLAIGPGKRDDKGAPIALDVKVGDRVLFGKYAGQTVKVDGQELLVMREEDIMAVVNAQ from the coding sequence ATGAACCTTCGTCCGTTGCACGATCGCGTGATCGTCAAGCGCCTGGATCAGGAAACCAAGACCGCCTCGGGTATCGTCATTCCCGATGCAGCCGCTGAGAAGCCGGATCAAGGCGAAGTCCTGGCCATCGGCCCGGGCAAGCGCGATGACAAGGGCGCTCCGATCGCACTCGACGTGAAGGTCGGCGATCGTGTTCTGTTCGGCAAGTACGCTGGCCAAACCGTCAAGGTCGACGGCCAGGAACTGCTCGTGATGCGCGAAGAAGACATCATGGCTGTGGTCAACGCTCAGTAA
- the ruvX gene encoding Holliday junction resolvase RuvX: protein MSAALSRDATLLAFDYGEKRIGVAIGNLLTRTARALVIVPNLNREHRFKAVGELIAEWKPDALVVGLPLHPDGAPHEMTQRAKRFGNQLNGRFNLPVSWVDERYSSVEARAGLRARGAAADRVDAEAARVILQQYLDGLPDHHEFN from the coding sequence ATGAGCGCGGCGCTTTCGCGCGACGCGACGCTCCTGGCGTTCGATTACGGCGAAAAACGCATCGGCGTGGCGATCGGCAATCTGCTGACGCGCACGGCCCGCGCGCTCGTCATCGTTCCCAATCTGAATCGCGAGCACCGCTTCAAGGCGGTCGGCGAGCTGATCGCCGAATGGAAGCCGGACGCGCTCGTCGTCGGCCTGCCGCTGCATCCGGACGGCGCGCCGCACGAAATGACGCAGCGGGCGAAGCGCTTCGGCAATCAGTTGAACGGCCGCTTCAACCTGCCGGTGAGCTGGGTCGACGAACGCTATTCGTCGGTGGAAGCGCGCGCCGGCCTGCGCGCGCGCGGCGCCGCCGCGGATCGCGTCGACGCCGAAGCCGCCCGCGTCATTCTTCAACAATACCTCGACGGATTGCCCGATCATCATGAGTTCAATTGA
- a CDS encoding beta strand repeat-containing protein: MKQNFRLTSIALSAAVAFGVAAATPAVAGGLDTLPISPSVADLGGAGWGGATLALAGGAQHGSIHASALGSADASISNGALDNLAGALANAASHNPIQGVASGAVGTLTNLASNNPLPGALNNAVSTLQNAAANNPLSGVANTVVGTLTNLANSNPLPGALNNAVSTLQNAAANNPLSGVANTAVGTLTNLASNNPLPAALNNAVSTLQGAAANNPLSGVANTAVGTLTNLASNNPLPAALNNAVSTLQGAAANNPLSGVANTAVGTLTNLASNNPLPAALNNAVSTLQGAAANNPLSGVANTAVGTLTNLASNNPVPGALNNAVSTLQNAAANNPLSGVANTAVGTLTNLASNNPVQGALNNAVSTLQSAAANNPLSGVANTAVGTLTNLASNNPLPAVLNNAVSTLQGAVANNPLSGVANNAVGTLTNLASNNPLPGALNNAVSTLQNAAANNPLSGVASTAVGTLTNLANSNPLPGVVNNVVGTLANAIGGNPITPITSVVSGLTSALPVANPTATLTGAVSNVAGTLTRAANGNPVTGAVGGLVSALPVANPAGALTSTANNAAGAIATVAGSNPAAAIGGAVGGVAGALTGAAGTGVATGSQLGSVGSALMGSGAASAGKVLTSGSNAFGSTAASTGSLLSTAAAAASTVVNSVGSSVGTVVASLPNLSVSSSKSTAAASNPLAPVSAAIATLAGALPK, translated from the coding sequence ATGAAACAAAACTTCAGGTTGACGAGCATTGCACTGTCCGCTGCGGTCGCATTTGGGGTCGCGGCTGCGACGCCGGCTGTCGCAGGCGGGTTGGACACGCTTCCGATTTCCCCTTCGGTGGCCGACCTTGGCGGTGCCGGTTGGGGCGGCGCGACGTTGGCGCTTGCCGGCGGAGCGCAACATGGATCGATCCATGCAAGCGCGCTTGGTTCGGCCGATGCCTCGATCAGCAACGGCGCACTCGACAACCTTGCTGGCGCGCTCGCGAACGCGGCGAGCCACAATCCGATTCAGGGTGTGGCGAGCGGCGCGGTCGGCACGCTGACGAATCTGGCGAGCAACAACCCGCTGCCGGGTGCGCTGAACAACGCGGTGAGCACGCTGCAAAACGCGGCGGCGAACAATCCGCTGTCTGGTGTCGCGAACACAGTGGTCGGCACGCTGACGAATCTCGCGAACAGCAACCCGCTGCCGGGTGCGCTGAACAACGCGGTGAGCACGCTGCAAAACGCGGCGGCGAACAATCCGCTGTCGGGCGTCGCGAACACCGCGGTCGGTACGCTGACGAATCTGGCGAGCAACAACCCGCTGCCGGCTGCGCTGAACAACGCGGTGAGCACGCTGCAAGGCGCGGCGGCGAATAACCCGCTGTCGGGCGTCGCGAACACCGCGGTCGGTACGCTGACGAATCTGGCGAGCAACAACCCGCTGCCGGCTGCGCTGAACAACGCGGTGAGCACGCTGCAAGGCGCGGCGGCGAATAACCCGCTGTCGGGCGTCGCGAACACCGCGGTCGGTACGCTGACGAATCTGGCGAGCAACAACCCGCTGCCGGCTGCGCTGAACAACGCGGTGAGCACGCTGCAAGGCGCGGCGGCGAATAACCCGCTGTCGGGCGTCGCGAACACCGCGGTCGGTACGCTGACGAATCTGGCGAGCAACAACCCGGTGCCGGGCGCATTGAACAACGCGGTGAGCACGCTGCAAAACGCGGCGGCGAACAATCCGCTGTCTGGTGTCGCGAACACCGCGGTCGGCACGCTGACGAATCTGGCGAGCAACAACCCGGTGCAGGGTGCATTGAACAACGCAGTGAGCACGCTGCAAAGCGCGGCGGCGAACAACCCGCTGTCGGGCGTGGCGAACACCGCGGTCGGCACGCTGACGAATCTGGCGAGCAACAACCCGTTGCCGGCTGTGCTGAACAACGCAGTGAGCACGCTGCAAGGCGCGGTAGCGAACAATCCGCTGTCCGGCGTCGCGAATAACGCGGTCGGCACGCTGACGAATCTGGCAAGCAACAACCCGCTGCCGGGTGCGCTGAACAACGCGGTGAGCACGCTGCAAAACGCGGCGGCGAACAATCCGCTGTCTGGTGTCGCGAGCACCGCGGTCGGCACGCTGACGAATCTCGCGAACAGCAACCCGCTGCCGGGCGTCGTGAACAACGTGGTCGGCACGCTCGCGAACGCGATCGGCGGCAATCCGATCACGCCGATCACGAGCGTCGTGAGCGGCCTGACGAGCGCACTTCCCGTCGCGAACCCGACGGCCACGTTGACGGGAGCGGTGAGCAACGTCGCGGGCACGCTCACGAGGGCTGCGAACGGTAATCCGGTCACGGGCGCGGTCGGCGGCCTCGTGAGCGCGCTGCCCGTCGCCAATCCGGCCGGCGCCCTGACGAGCACGGCGAACAACGCGGCAGGCGCGATTGCAACGGTCGCGGGCAGCAACCCGGCTGCCGCGATTGGCGGCGCTGTCGGCGGCGTCGCGGGCGCGTTGACGGGCGCGGCCGGCACCGGCGTCGCGACGGGCTCGCAACTCGGAAGCGTCGGCTCCGCGCTGATGGGCTCGGGCGCGGCCTCGGCAGGCAAGGTCCTGACGTCGGGCAGCAATGCGTTCGGCAGCACGGCCGCGTCGACCGGCTCGCTGTTGTCGACGGCCGCCGCCGCCGCGAGCACGGTCGTCAACTCTGTGGGCTCGTCGGTCGGCACGGTGGTGGCGTCGCTGCCGAACCTGAGCGTGTCATCGTCGAAGTCGACGGCTGCGGCGTCGAATCCGCTTGCGCCGGTTTCCGCGGCGATCGCGACGCTCGCCGGCGCGCTGCCGAAGTAA
- a CDS encoding hydroxymethylpyrimidine/phosphomethylpyrimidine kinase family protein, translating to MSSNTPPIVLTFGLSDPTGGSGLQADLMTLASMGCHGVSVLTGYTVRDSAACDEVTGLDPDTVAAQARMLLEDMPVAAFKIGAATRAEVVSAIAEVVADYDGVPLVLAPDFTLDDEHVLAADDLRESIADLLAPQTTLLVADHATLIALAQPDGDAEAPNLDAALSHLLGQGCEYILATETGSHRLVNSLYGEEGQIRQDLWERTPHRLMGITDTLGAAIAALLANGQEPPEAVREAQEYLYQAARDAFRPGMGAYLPDRFFWARSNEDESPAPSGLAKRTN from the coding sequence ATGTCCAGCAACACCCCTCCGATCGTCCTCACTTTCGGCCTGTCCGATCCGACGGGCGGCTCCGGCCTGCAGGCCGACCTGATGACTCTGGCGAGCATGGGCTGCCACGGCGTATCCGTGCTGACGGGCTACACGGTGCGCGACTCCGCCGCGTGCGACGAAGTCACCGGCCTCGACCCCGATACCGTTGCCGCTCAGGCGCGCATGCTGCTAGAAGACATGCCCGTCGCGGCGTTCAAGATCGGCGCGGCGACGCGGGCGGAAGTCGTGAGCGCGATCGCCGAGGTGGTCGCCGACTACGACGGCGTGCCGCTCGTCCTCGCACCAGACTTTACGCTCGACGACGAGCACGTGCTCGCCGCCGACGACCTGCGCGAATCGATCGCCGATCTGCTCGCGCCGCAGACGACGCTTCTCGTCGCCGACCATGCGACGCTCATCGCGCTCGCGCAGCCGGACGGCGACGCCGAGGCGCCGAACCTCGACGCCGCGCTTTCGCATCTGCTCGGCCAGGGCTGCGAGTACATTCTGGCGACCGAGACCGGCTCGCACCGGCTCGTCAATTCGCTGTACGGCGAGGAAGGCCAGATCCGGCAGGACTTGTGGGAACGCACGCCGCACCGGCTGATGGGCATCACCGACACGCTCGGCGCGGCGATCGCCGCGCTGCTCGCGAACGGCCAGGAGCCGCCGGAGGCGGTGCGCGAAGCGCAGGAGTATCTGTACCAGGCGGCGCGCGACGCGTTTCGCCCCGGGATGGGCGCTTACCTGCCGGATCGCTTCTTCTGGGCCCGCAGCAACGAAGACGAATCGCCCGCGCCGTCCGGGCTCGCCAAGCGGACGAACTGA
- a CDS encoding zinc-dependent alcohol dehydrogenase family protein: protein MKAIMLRQPAGLEHLERVTLADPGAPASGEIRVRIHASSLNYHDLGVVTGRLSTADKRIPMSDGAGVVEAIGEGVTEFAPGDAVVSTFFPQWLDGGPTTADFTTVPGDGVDGYAREAVVRPAHWFTHAPKGYTHEEAATLTTAGLTAWRALVVDGGLKAGDSVLVLGTGGVSIFALQFAKRMGATVIATSSSDEKLERARALGADHVVNYRRDANWAAKVLEQTSGRGVDHVIEVGGPDTLPQSIQACRIGGHIALIGVLTGIAGPVPTVALMARQQNLQGLIVGSRRHQIDMVRAIDATGIKPIIDRAYALDDIADAFSHQAAGKHFGKICLSI, encoded by the coding sequence ATGAAAGCCATCATGCTGCGCCAGCCCGCCGGCCTCGAGCATCTCGAACGCGTGACGCTCGCCGATCCGGGCGCGCCCGCCTCGGGAGAAATCCGCGTTCGCATTCACGCGAGCTCGCTCAACTATCACGACCTCGGCGTCGTCACGGGCAGGCTGAGCACTGCCGACAAACGCATTCCGATGTCGGACGGCGCGGGCGTCGTCGAAGCGATCGGCGAAGGCGTCACGGAGTTCGCGCCCGGCGATGCGGTCGTGTCGACCTTCTTCCCGCAATGGCTCGACGGCGGGCCGACCACCGCGGACTTCACGACGGTGCCGGGCGATGGCGTCGACGGCTACGCGCGCGAGGCGGTCGTGCGCCCCGCGCACTGGTTCACGCACGCGCCGAAGGGCTACACGCACGAAGAAGCCGCGACGCTGACGACAGCGGGCCTCACCGCCTGGCGCGCACTCGTCGTCGACGGAGGCTTGAAGGCGGGAGACAGCGTGCTCGTGCTCGGCACGGGCGGCGTGTCGATCTTCGCGCTGCAGTTCGCGAAACGCATGGGCGCGACCGTGATCGCCACGTCGTCGTCGGACGAGAAGCTGGAGCGGGCGCGTGCGCTCGGCGCGGATCACGTCGTCAACTATCGTCGCGACGCAAACTGGGCGGCGAAGGTGCTCGAACAAACGAGCGGGCGCGGCGTCGACCACGTGATCGAAGTGGGCGGCCCCGACACGCTCCCGCAATCGATCCAGGCATGCCGGATCGGCGGCCATATCGCGCTGATCGGCGTGCTGACCGGCATTGCCGGCCCCGTGCCGACCGTCGCGCTGATGGCCCGCCAGCAGAACCTGCAAGGCCTGATCGTCGGCAGCCGCCGGCATCAGATCGACATGGTGCGCGCAATCGACGCGACCGGCATCAAGCCGATCATCGATCGCGCGTACGCGCTTGACGACATCGCCGACGCCTTCAGCCACCAGGCCGCCGGCAAGCACTTCGGCAAGATCTGCCTGTCGATCTGA
- a CDS encoding YqgE/AlgH family protein: MPKSSDRINLTNQFLIAMPNMADPTFSGTVVYLCDHSERGALGLVINRPTDIDLESLFNRIDLKLEIEPLLHIPVYFGGPVQTERGFVLHEPVEGSSYNSSMAVEGGLEMTTSKDVLEAVATGTGPKRFLLTLGHAGWGAGQLEEEISKNGWLTVAADPRIVFDTPAEERFEAALGLLGVSSSMLSGEAGHA; encoded by the coding sequence ATGCCAAAGAGTTCCGATCGCATCAACCTCACCAACCAGTTTCTGATCGCCATGCCGAACATGGCGGATCCGACGTTTTCGGGAACGGTGGTCTATCTTTGCGATCACAGTGAGCGCGGCGCGCTCGGTCTCGTCATCAATCGTCCGACCGACATCGATCTCGAGTCGCTGTTCAATCGCATCGACCTGAAGCTCGAGATCGAGCCGCTCCTGCACATCCCCGTGTACTTCGGCGGCCCGGTGCAGACCGAGCGCGGCTTCGTGCTGCACGAGCCGGTCGAGGGCAGCTCGTACAACTCGTCGATGGCGGTCGAAGGCGGGCTCGAGATGACGACGTCGAAGGACGTGCTCGAGGCGGTCGCGACGGGCACGGGCCCGAAGCGCTTCCTGTTGACGCTCGGCCATGCGGGCTGGGGCGCGGGCCAGCTCGAGGAAGAGATTTCGAAGAACGGCTGGCTCACAGTCGCGGCCGATCCGCGGATCGTGTTCGACACGCCCGCCGAGGAGCGCTTCGAAGCGGCGCTCGGGCTGCTCGGCGTGAGCTCGTCGATGCTTTCCGGCGAGGCAGGGCACGCATGA
- the pyrR gene encoding bifunctional pyr operon transcriptional regulator/uracil phosphoribosyltransferase PyrR, with amino-acid sequence MSSIDAEALYRVLLDQIRGAYGDAAFAEAGGPVLAGIHSGGAWLAERLARDLGAPGFGVVNVALHRDDYAKKGLHSQASPTSLPFEVEGRRIVLVDDVLYTGRTVRAALNELYDYGRPAAVELAVLADRGGRELPVAARFVGGTLAVDADATLVLERADAGRFTLRTEARGG; translated from the coding sequence ATGAGTTCAATTGACGCCGAGGCGCTCTATCGCGTCCTGCTCGACCAGATTCGCGGCGCCTATGGCGACGCCGCGTTCGCCGAAGCCGGCGGGCCCGTGCTCGCCGGCATCCACAGCGGCGGCGCGTGGCTCGCCGAGCGTCTTGCGCGCGACCTCGGCGCGCCGGGCTTCGGCGTCGTCAACGTCGCGCTGCATCGCGACGATTACGCGAAGAAGGGGCTGCACAGCCAGGCAAGCCCGACGTCGCTGCCGTTCGAAGTCGAGGGGCGGCGCATCGTGCTCGTCGACGACGTGCTCTATACCGGGCGCACGGTGCGCGCGGCGCTCAACGAGCTTTACGACTACGGGCGGCCCGCGGCCGTCGAGCTCGCGGTGCTCGCCGATCGCGGCGGGCGCGAGCTGCCGGTCGCGGCGCGCTTCGTCGGCGGCACGCTCGCCGTCGACGCCGACGCGACGCTCGTGCTCGAGCGCGCGGACGCGGGCCGATTCACGCTTCGCACCGAGGCGCGCGGCGGCTAA
- the groL gene encoding chaperonin GroEL (60 kDa chaperone family; promotes refolding of misfolded polypeptides especially under stressful conditions; forms two stacked rings of heptamers to form a barrel-shaped 14mer; ends can be capped by GroES; misfolded proteins enter the barrel where they are refolded when GroES binds): MAAKDVVFGDSARAKMVEGVNILANAVKVTLGPKGRNVVLERSFGGPTVTKDGVSVAKEIELKDKLQNMGAQMVKEVASKTSDNAGDGTTTATVLAQSIVREGMKYVASGMNPMDLKRGIDKAVAAAVEELKKISKPCTTNKEIAQVGSISANSDSSIGDRIAEAMDKVGKEGVITVEDGKSLADELDVVEGMQFDRGYLSPYFINNPDKQVAVLDNPFVLLHDKKVSNIRDLLPVLEQVAKAGRPLLIIAEDVEGEALATLVVNNIRGILKTVAVKAPGFGDRRKAMLEDIAILTGGQVIAEETGLTLEKATLAELGQAKRIEVGKENTTIIDGAGEATNIEARVKQIRTQIEEATSDYDREKLQERVAKLAGGVAVIKVGAATEVEMKEKKARVEDALHATRAAVEEGIVPGGGVALIRARTAIASLTGVNADQNAGIKIVLRAMEEPLRQIVTNGGEEASVVVAAVAAGQGNYGYNAATGEYGDLVEAGVVDPTKVTRTALQNAASVAGLLLTTDAAVAELPKEDAPMPGGMPGGMGGMGMDM; the protein is encoded by the coding sequence ATGGCAGCTAAAGACGTCGTATTCGGCGATTCCGCACGCGCGAAGATGGTCGAAGGCGTGAACATTCTCGCCAACGCCGTGAAGGTCACGCTGGGCCCGAAGGGCCGCAACGTGGTGCTCGAGCGCAGCTTCGGCGGCCCGACGGTCACGAAGGACGGTGTGTCGGTCGCGAAGGAAATCGAGCTGAAGGACAAGCTCCAGAACATGGGCGCGCAAATGGTCAAGGAAGTCGCTTCCAAGACCAGCGACAACGCCGGCGACGGCACGACGACGGCAACCGTCCTCGCGCAATCGATCGTCCGCGAAGGCATGAAGTACGTCGCATCGGGCATGAACCCGATGGACCTGAAGCGCGGCATCGACAAGGCCGTCGCGGCCGCCGTCGAAGAGCTGAAGAAGATCAGCAAGCCGTGCACGACGAACAAGGAAATCGCGCAGGTCGGCTCGATCTCGGCGAACAGCGATTCGTCGATCGGCGATCGCATCGCTGAAGCGATGGACAAGGTCGGCAAGGAAGGCGTGATCACCGTCGAAGACGGCAAGTCGCTCGCCGACGAGCTGGATGTCGTCGAAGGCATGCAGTTCGACCGCGGCTACCTGTCGCCGTACTTCATCAACAACCCGGACAAGCAAGTCGCCGTCCTCGACAACCCGTTCGTGCTGCTGCACGACAAGAAGGTGTCGAACATCCGCGATCTGCTGCCGGTGCTCGAGCAAGTCGCGAAGGCAGGCCGTCCGCTGCTGATCATCGCTGAAGACGTCGAAGGCGAAGCGCTCGCAACGCTCGTCGTCAACAACATCCGCGGCATCCTGAAGACCGTTGCGGTCAAGGCGCCGGGCTTCGGCGACCGTCGCAAGGCGATGCTGGAAGACATCGCGATCCTGACGGGTGGCCAGGTCATCGCGGAAGAAACCGGTCTCACGCTCGAGAAGGCAACGCTGGCGGAGCTGGGCCAGGCGAAGCGCATCGAAGTGGGCAAGGAAAACACGACGATCATCGATGGCGCTGGCGAAGCCACGAACATCGAAGCGCGCGTGAAGCAAATCCGCACGCAGATCGAAGAAGCGACGTCGGACTACGACCGTGAAAAGCTGCAGGAGCGCGTGGCGAAGCTGGCCGGCGGCGTGGCGGTGATCAAGGTGGGCGCTGCGACCGAAGTCGAAATGAAGGAAAAGAAGGCACGCGTCGAAGACGCGCTGCACGCTACCCGCGCTGCCGTTGAAGAAGGCATCGTCCCGGGCGGCGGCGTCGCGCTGATCCGCGCACGCACCGCGATCGCCAGCCTGACCGGCGTGAACGCCGACCAGAACGCCGGCATCAAGATCGTGCTGCGCGCAATGGAAGAGCCGCTGCGCCAGATCGTCACGAACGGCGGCGAAGAAGCGAGCGTCGTGGTGGCGGCGGTTGCCGCAGGCCAGGGCAACTACGGCTACAACGCAGCGACGGGCGAGTATGGCGACCTGGTCGAAGCCGGCGTCGTCGATCCGACGAAGGTTACGCGCACCGCGCTGCAGAACGCGGCTTCGGTTGCGGGCCTGCTGCTGACGACGGACGCGGCCGTTGCCGAACTGCCGAAGGAAGACGCTCCGATGCCGGGCGGCATGCCGGGCGGCATGGGCGGCATGGGCATGGACATGTAA
- a CDS encoding aspartate carbamoyltransferase catalytic subunit, with translation MTTDTSGRTGNPAAAAPAERFRYGFLKGNPQLTKNGELKHLLTIEGLPRAILNQILDTAEQFVSVTDREVKKVPLLRGKSVFNLFFENSTRTRTTFEIAAKRLSADVINLNINASSTSKGESLLDTINNLSAMHADLFVVRHASSGAPYLIAEHCAPHVHVINAGDGRHAHPTQGLLDMYTIRHYKRDFTKLRVAIVGDILHSRVARSDIHALTTLGVPEVRAIGPRTLLPGGLEQMGVRVFHNLDEGLKDVDVIIMLRLQNERMSGALLPSAQEYFKSWGLTPERLALAASDAIVMHPGPMNRGVEIDSQVADGPQSVILNQVTFGIAVRMAVMGIVAGTSD, from the coding sequence ATGACGACCGACACCTCCGGCCGCACCGGCAATCCCGCTGCGGCCGCACCCGCCGAGCGCTTTCGCTACGGCTTCCTGAAGGGCAACCCGCAGCTCACGAAGAACGGCGAGCTCAAGCATCTGTTGACGATCGAAGGGCTGCCGCGCGCGATCCTCAACCAGATTCTCGACACCGCCGAGCAGTTCGTCAGCGTGACCGACCGCGAAGTGAAGAAGGTGCCGCTCTTGCGCGGCAAATCGGTGTTCAACCTGTTCTTCGAGAATTCGACGCGCACGCGCACGACGTTCGAGATCGCCGCCAAGCGCCTGTCCGCCGACGTGATCAACCTGAACATCAACGCGTCGTCGACGAGCAAGGGCGAATCGCTGCTCGACACGATCAACAACCTGTCGGCGATGCACGCCGATCTCTTCGTCGTGCGCCATGCGTCGAGCGGCGCGCCGTACCTGATCGCCGAGCACTGCGCGCCGCACGTGCACGTGATCAACGCGGGCGACGGCCGTCATGCGCACCCGACGCAGGGCCTCCTCGACATGTACACGATCCGCCACTACAAGCGCGACTTCACGAAGCTGCGCGTCGCGATCGTCGGCGACATCCTGCATTCGCGCGTCGCGCGCTCGGACATTCACGCGCTGACGACGCTCGGCGTGCCCGAAGTGCGCGCGATCGGCCCGCGCACGCTGCTGCCGGGCGGGCTCGAGCAGATGGGCGTGCGCGTGTTCCACAATCTCGACGAAGGCCTGAAGGACGTCGACGTGATCATCATGCTGCGCCTGCAGAACGAGCGGATGAGCGGCGCGCTCCTGCCGTCCGCGCAGGAATACTTCAAGAGCTGGGGCTTGACGCCCGAGCGCCTCGCGCTCGCCGCGTCCGATGCGATCGTGATGCACCCGGGGCCGATGAACCGCGGCGTCGAGATCGACTCGCAAGTGGCCGACGGCCCGCAATCGGTGATCCTGAACCAGGTGACGTTCGGCATCGCGGTGCGCATGGCCGTGATGGGGATCGTCGCGGGCACGAGCGACTGA
- a CDS encoding winged helix-turn-helix transcriptional regulator, giving the protein MRPKRFDSKSGCSVEVTLSVIGGLWKPVILFHLLKEKKRFMELTRLMPNTTQRMLTLQLRELEADGIVVRHVYPQVPPKVEYELTPFGKTLAPVLISLREWGDAYRTHQLAVGSTESARDAATCDAPARPRKRTAGAMKAA; this is encoded by the coding sequence ATGCGACCGAAGCGTTTCGACAGCAAGAGCGGGTGTTCCGTCGAGGTGACCCTTTCCGTCATCGGTGGATTGTGGAAGCCCGTGATCCTGTTTCATCTCTTGAAGGAGAAGAAGCGCTTCATGGAGCTCACGCGGCTGATGCCGAACACGACGCAGCGAATGCTGACGCTGCAATTGCGTGAGCTCGAGGCGGACGGGATCGTCGTGCGCCACGTCTACCCGCAGGTGCCGCCGAAGGTCGAATACGAACTGACGCCGTTCGGCAAGACGCTCGCGCCCGTGCTGATCAGCTTGCGCGAATGGGGCGATGCGTATCGGACGCATCAGTTGGCCGTGGGTTCGACCGAGTCGGCGCGCGACGCGGCGACCTGCGACGCACCGGCTCGGCCACGCAAACGCACGGCCGGCGCGATGAAGGCCGCGTAG
- a CDS encoding OmpW/AlkL family protein has translation MKKLIAACVVAGASTGAFAQQAGDLVATLGWLHVMPQDSTNGLTTNVVNSPINGPLRLPGSFTSPGTSLTVNNADTVGLTFTYFFTDHIAVTSVLGIPPEFALTGHGVIRPPGPSGSLGNVDLGNPANQPAVKNARQWSPTVILNYYFNSPTAKFRPFVGIGVAYSWFSNIELNGNFAKDINDNLGSVLAAGAGKPGPTSVEGKASSSFTPVYNIGASYAFAKSWALTATLSYMPLKTYSSLVIKAADGTTLATTRTKLKADPLITFVGISYKF, from the coding sequence ATGAAGAAGCTGATTGCCGCGTGCGTCGTTGCCGGTGCATCGACGGGCGCTTTCGCACAGCAGGCGGGCGACTTGGTCGCGACGCTCGGCTGGCTCCACGTGATGCCGCAGGATTCGACCAACGGCCTCACCACCAACGTCGTGAACTCGCCGATCAACGGGCCGCTGCGGCTGCCCGGCTCGTTCACGTCGCCGGGCACGAGTCTCACGGTCAACAATGCGGACACGGTGGGCCTCACGTTCACGTATTTCTTCACCGATCACATCGCGGTGACGTCCGTGCTCGGGATTCCGCCGGAATTCGCGTTGACGGGGCACGGCGTGATCAGGCCGCCCGGTCCGTCGGGCTCGCTCGGCAACGTCGATCTCGGCAATCCGGCGAATCAGCCCGCCGTGAAGAATGCGCGGCAATGGAGCCCGACGGTCATCCTGAACTACTACTTCAATTCGCCGACCGCGAAGTTCCGGCCGTTCGTCGGCATCGGCGTCGCGTATAGCTGGTTCTCGAACATCGAGCTCAACGGAAATTTTGCCAAGGACATCAACGACAACCTCGGCAGCGTGCTCGCCGCGGGCGCCGGCAAGCCGGGGCCGACGTCGGTCGAGGGGAAGGCCTCGTCGTCGTTCACGCCGGTCTACAACATCGGCGCGAGCTACGCGTTCGCGAAAAGCTGGGCGCTGACGGCGACGCTGTCGTACATGCCGCTCAAGACGTACTCGTCGCTCGTCATCAAGGCCGCCGACGGCACGACGCTCGCAACGACGCGCACGAAACTGAAGGCCGATCCGCTCATCACGTTCGTGGGGATTTCCTACAAGTTCTGA